In Tenebrio molitor chromosome 8, icTenMoli1.1, whole genome shotgun sequence, a genomic segment contains:
- the LOC138137037 gene encoding uncharacterized protein produces MPNNGESTASVQTEAPALRNPEVDRVTVRVPPFWSNEPALWFSHLESQLALANVTADTTKFHYVVSNLDFRNAQVVRDIQQTPPRSDKYEALKTALISRLSSSEEQRIQQLLQREDLGDRKPSEFLRHLRSLATVPENLLRSLWTNRLPHQTQVILTTQTDSTLDKLAELADKVHEMLPTAPHIDATQIAATSTDLSKELAQLRKEVAELRKACNRQQRRNQSPARPAAQQDKPENTICWYHNRFKGKATKCTQPCSYQTEN; encoded by the coding sequence ATGCCCAACAACGGCGAATCCACAGCTTCCGTGCAGACTGAGGCCCCTGCGCTCCGCAACCCTGAGGTAGACCGCGTCACAGTTCGAGTCCCACCATTTTGGAGTAACGAGCCCGCACTCTGGTTCTCGCATCTTGAAAGCCAACTAGCACTAGCTAACGTCACGGCCGACACCACCAAGTTCCACTACGTGGTCTCCAACCTTGACTTCCGGAACGCACAAGTCGTCCGCGACATTCAGCAAACACCACCTAGGAGCGACAAGTACGAAGCACTCAAGACAGCCTTAATATCCCGCCTGTCGAGCTCTGAAGAGCAACGCATTCAACAACTTCTTCAACGAGAAGACCTAGGGGACCGCAAGCCCTCTGAATTTTTACGGCACCTCCGAAGCCTAGCGACAGTACCAGAGAACCTTCTGCGATCCCTGTGGACAAATCGCCTGCCGCACCAAACTCAGGTGATCTTGACCACACAGACGGACTCCACCCTGGACAAGCTCGCTGAACTCGCAGACAAGGTCCACGAGATGTTGCCCACTGCGCCACACATTGACGCCACTCAAATAGCAGCAACATCAACCGACCTTAGCAAAGAACTCGCGCAACTACGTAAAGAAGTAGCCGAGCTCCGCAAAGCATGCAACCGCCAGCAGCGCCGTAACCAATCACCAGCACGACCAGCAGCACAACAAGACAAACCAGAAAACACAATCTGCTGGTACCACAACCGCTTCAAGGGGAAAGCGACCAAATGCACCCAGCCTTGTTCCTACCAAACGGAAAACTAA